One region of Aeromicrobium sp. Sec7.5 genomic DNA includes:
- the rplL gene encoding 50S ribosomal protein L7/L12, with the protein MAKLSTDELLDAFKELTLIELSEFVKAFEETFEVTAAAPVAVAAAPAAGGAGAAEEAAEQDEFDVVLESAGEKKIQVIKEVRTLTSLGLKEAKDLVEGAPKPVLEKVNKETGEKAKEALEAAGATVTLK; encoded by the coding sequence ATGGCGAAGCTCAGCACTGACGAGCTGTTGGATGCATTCAAGGAACTGACCCTCATCGAGCTCAGCGAGTTCGTGAAGGCCTTCGAGGAGACCTTCGAGGTCACCGCGGCCGCTCCGGTCGCCGTTGCCGCCGCCCCCGCGGCCGGTGGCGCCGGTGCCGCTGAGGAAGCCGCCGAGCAGGACGAGTTCGACGTCGTCCTCGAGTCGGCCGGCGAGAAGAAGATCCAGGTCATCAAGGAGGTGCGCACGCTCACGAGCCTCGGCCTGAAGGAGGCCAAGGATCTCGTCGAGGGCGCGCCCAAGCCGGTCCTGGAGAAGGTCAACAAGGAGACCGGTGAGAAGGCGAAGGAGGCCCTCGAGGCCGCCGGCGCCACCGTCACCCTCAAGTGA
- the rplA gene encoding 50S ribosomal protein L1 → MAQHSKAYRAVADKFDKDTLHTPLQATTLAKESGSTKYDSTLDVAVRLGVDPRKADQMVRGTVNLPHGTGKTARVLVFATGANADAAREAGADHVGADELVDKINGGWLDFDAVVATPDMMGKVGRLGRVLGPRNLMPNPKTGTVTTDVAKAVGDIKGGKIEFRVDRHANLHFVIGKASFSAEQLAENYGAALEEILRLKPSSSKGRYVKKVTISTTNGPGIGVDPSRTRSFASDTEA, encoded by the coding sequence ATGGCACAACACAGCAAGGCGTACCGCGCGGTCGCCGACAAGTTCGACAAGGACACGCTCCACACCCCTCTGCAGGCGACCACCCTCGCCAAGGAGTCCGGCAGCACGAAGTACGACTCCACGCTGGACGTCGCCGTCCGCCTCGGCGTCGACCCGCGCAAGGCCGACCAGATGGTGCGCGGCACCGTCAACCTCCCGCACGGCACCGGCAAGACCGCCCGGGTCCTGGTCTTCGCCACCGGCGCCAACGCCGACGCCGCCCGTGAGGCCGGTGCCGACCACGTCGGCGCCGACGAGCTCGTCGACAAGATCAACGGCGGCTGGCTCGACTTCGACGCCGTCGTCGCGACGCCCGACATGATGGGCAAGGTCGGCCGGCTCGGCCGCGTCCTCGGCCCGCGCAACCTGATGCCGAACCCGAAGACCGGCACCGTCACGACCGACGTGGCCAAGGCCGTCGGCGACATCAAGGGCGGCAAGATCGAGTTCCGCGTCGATCGCCACGCCAACCTGCACTTCGTGATCGGCAAGGCCTCGTTCTCGGCCGAGCAGCTCGCCGAGAACTACGGCGCCGCGCTCGAGGAGATCCTGCGTCTCAAGCCGTCCAGCTCGAAGGGCCGCTACGTCAAGAAGGTCACCATCTCCACGACGAACGGCCCCGGCATCGGCGTCGACCCGTCGCGCACGCGCAGCTTCGCGAGCGACACCGAGGCCTGA
- a CDS encoding MlaE family ABC transporter permease has protein sequence MMDVLVALFRRPFQLREFLLQSWFIIRVTIVPTALVAIPFGAVIALQVGGLIKQFGAQSFTGSAAVLAVIREAGPIATALLIAGAAGSAIAADFGSRKIREELDAMMVLGIDPIQRLVVPRVLACMMIAVFLNSLVSIVGVAGGYVFNVILQDGTPGAYVSSFTALAQLPDIYQGMAKALVFGFLAAIVASYKGMNAKGGPKGVGDAVNEAVVITFTLLFVVNFVISALYLQLVPPKGM, from the coding sequence ATGATGGACGTGCTGGTGGCGTTGTTCCGCCGGCCGTTCCAGCTGCGGGAGTTCCTGCTCCAGTCCTGGTTCATCATCCGCGTCACGATCGTCCCCACGGCGCTCGTGGCCATCCCCTTCGGAGCGGTCATCGCGCTGCAGGTGGGTGGACTCATCAAGCAGTTCGGCGCGCAGTCGTTCACGGGATCGGCTGCGGTCCTCGCGGTCATCCGTGAGGCGGGCCCCATCGCCACGGCGCTCCTGATCGCGGGCGCGGCCGGATCGGCCATCGCGGCCGACTTCGGCTCGCGCAAGATCCGCGAGGAGCTCGACGCGATGATGGTGCTCGGCATCGACCCGATCCAGCGTCTGGTCGTGCCCCGAGTCCTCGCCTGCATGATGATCGCGGTCTTCCTCAACAGCCTGGTCAGTATCGTCGGCGTCGCGGGCGGCTACGTCTTCAACGTGATCCTGCAGGACGGCACACCAGGCGCCTACGTCTCGTCCTTCACGGCACTCGCGCAGCTACCCGACATCTACCAAGGCATGGCCAAGGCCCTCGTGTTCGGGTTCCTGGCCGCGATCGTCGCCTCCTACAAGGGCATGAACGCCAAGGGTGGGCCCAAGGGCGTGGGCGACGCGGTCAACGAGGCTGTCGTCATCACCTTCACGCTGCTCTTCGTGGTCAACTTCGTCATCTCCGCGCTGTACCTGCAGCTCGTCCCGCCGAAGGGAATGTGA
- the rplJ gene encoding 50S ribosomal protein L10 codes for MARPDKAAAVAELADNFRESNGAVLTEYRGLTVKQLQELRRILGETASYAVAKNTLTKIAAKEAGIDIDDALLTGPTAIAFISGDPVETAKGLRDFAKVNTHLVIKGGFLDGKQLSADEIKKLADLESREVLLAKMAGAMKGSLQNAVSLFAAPLAQTARLVAALEAKKAEESPAEAAAAPAEAADTTPATEDEAPAADAEDATTTEG; via the coding sequence ATGGCACGCCCGGACAAGGCTGCAGCGGTCGCTGAGCTCGCGGACAACTTCCGAGAGTCCAACGGCGCTGTGCTCACCGAGTACCGCGGTCTCACCGTCAAGCAGCTGCAGGAACTGCGGCGCATCCTCGGTGAGACGGCGAGCTATGCCGTCGCCAAGAACACGCTGACCAAGATCGCGGCCAAGGAGGCCGGCATCGACATCGATGACGCCCTCCTCACCGGTCCGACCGCCATCGCCTTCATCTCGGGCGATCCGGTCGAGACGGCCAAGGGTCTGCGTGACTTCGCGAAGGTGAACACCCACCTCGTCATCAAGGGCGGCTTCCTCGACGGGAAGCAGCTCAGCGCTGACGAGATCAAGAAGCTGGCCGACCTCGAGTCGCGCGAGGTCCTCCTCGCGAAGATGGCCGGTGCGATGAAGGGCAGCCTGCAGAACGCAGTCTCGTTGTTCGCCGCGCCCCTCGCCCAGACGGCCCGCCTCGTGGCGGCCCTCGAGGCGAAGAAGGCCGAGGAGAGCCCCGCCGAGGCTGCCGCCGCACCTGCGGAGGCCGCCGACACCACCCCCGCGACCGAGGACGAGGCCCCCGCGGCCGACGCCGAGGACGCGACCACCACCGAGGGCTGA
- a CDS encoding ABC transporter ATP-binding protein, whose product MGVEVKVEGLTKKFGSQVIWNDVSLTLPAGEISVMLGPSGTGKSVFLKTVIGLLKPDKGHVWIEGTDIANCSEKDLYEIRKLFGVLFQDGAMFGSMDLYDNVAFPLREHTKKSESEIRQVVMDKMELVGLTGAENKLPGEISGGMRKRAGLARALVLDPEILLIDEPDSGLDPVRTAYINQLFIDLNAQIDATFLIVTHDINTARTVPDNIGLLYHKHLAMFGPREMLLSSTEPVVAQFLNAQRVGPIGMSEEKDADELASESGIDMPPLPPIPEQLSPSDGRPRRGQREPGGWCRDNNVTPPPGSFESEAPVPTGGGA is encoded by the coding sequence GTGGGTGTTGAGGTCAAGGTCGAGGGTCTGACGAAGAAGTTCGGGTCGCAGGTGATCTGGAACGATGTGTCGTTGACGCTCCCCGCGGGTGAGATCTCGGTGATGCTCGGCCCGTCGGGTACCGGCAAGTCGGTGTTCCTGAAGACGGTTATCGGTCTGCTGAAGCCCGACAAGGGTCATGTGTGGATCGAGGGCACCGACATCGCGAACTGCTCGGAGAAGGATCTCTACGAGATCCGCAAGCTGTTCGGTGTGCTGTTCCAGGACGGGGCGATGTTCGGCTCGATGGACCTCTACGACAACGTGGCCTTCCCGTTGCGTGAGCACACCAAGAAGTCCGAGTCGGAGATCCGTCAGGTCGTGATGGACAAGATGGAGCTGGTGGGTCTGACGGGTGCGGAGAACAAGCTCCCCGGTGAGATCTCCGGCGGTATGCGCAAGCGCGCCGGCCTGGCCCGCGCGCTGGTGCTGGATCCGGAGATCCTGTTGATCGACGAGCCGGACTCGGGGTTGGACCCGGTCCGCACGGCCTACATCAACCAGCTCTTCATCGACCTGAACGCGCAGATCGACGCGACGTTCCTGATCGTGACCCACGACATCAACACCGCCCGCACGGTCCCGGACAACATCGGCCTGCTCTACCACAAGCACCTGGCGATGTTCGGTCCCCGCGAGATGCTCCTGAGCTCGACCGAGCCGGTCGTGGCGCAGTTCCTCAACGCCCAGCGGGTCGGCCCGATCGGCATGTCCGAGGAGAAGGACGCCGATGAGCTCGCCTCGGAGTCCGGCATCGACATGCCGCCCCTGCCGCCGATCCCGGAGCAGCTGTCGCCCTCCGACGGCCGTCCCCGCCGGGGCCAGCGTGAGCCCGGCGGCTGGTGCCGCGACAACAACGTCACCCCGCCCCCCGGCTCCTTCGAGTCCGAAGCCCCGGTCCCGACAGGCGGCGGTGCGTGA
- a CDS encoding MlaE family ABC transporter permease, which produces MANKTLGSRISEVASKPSGALDSMGRQMAFYVRVIANVPRAIKNYSKEIFRLLAEVTFGSGSLALVGGTVGVITAMCFFTGTEVGIQGYAALDQLGTSALSGFVSAYFNTREIAPIVAGIALAATVGCGFTAQLGAMRISEEVDALEVMAVPSLPYLVTTRVIAGLIAVVPLYMVGLLSSYFATRLTVTQIYGQSTGTYDHYFNTFLPPTDVLWSFAKVLIFAVVVILIHCYYGYYATGGPAGVGVAVGLAVRTSIVAVNVVDLLASMAIWGTTVTVRLAG; this is translated from the coding sequence ATGGCGAACAAGACTCTCGGCTCGCGCATCTCGGAAGTCGCCTCCAAGCCGTCCGGAGCGCTCGACAGCATGGGACGCCAGATGGCGTTCTACGTACGCGTCATCGCCAACGTGCCGCGCGCGATCAAGAACTACTCCAAGGAGATCTTCCGGCTGCTCGCCGAGGTCACCTTCGGATCCGGCTCGCTCGCCCTGGTGGGCGGCACGGTCGGCGTCATCACGGCCATGTGCTTCTTCACGGGCACCGAGGTCGGCATCCAGGGCTACGCGGCCCTCGACCAGCTCGGCACCTCGGCGCTGTCCGGATTCGTGTCGGCCTACTTCAACACCCGTGAGATCGCCCCGATCGTCGCGGGCATCGCGTTGGCCGCCACGGTGGGCTGCGGCTTCACGGCGCAGCTGGGCGCGATGCGGATCTCCGAGGAGGTCGACGCGCTCGAGGTCATGGCCGTGCCGTCGCTGCCCTACCTCGTCACGACCCGCGTGATCGCCGGCCTCATCGCCGTCGTGCCGCTCTACATGGTCGGCCTGCTGTCGTCGTACTTCGCGACACGACTCACGGTGACCCAGATCTACGGTCAGAGCACCGGCACGTATGACCACTACTTCAACACCTTCCTGCCACCCACCGATGTGTTGTGGTCGTTCGCGAAGGTGCTGATCTTTGCGGTCGTCGTGATCCTGATCCACTGCTACTACGGCTACTACGCCACCGGCGGACCCGCCGGCGTCGGCGTGGCCGTGGGCCTGGCAGTCCGAACCTCGATCGTCGCCGTGAACGTCGTCGACCTGCTGGCCTCGATGGCCATCTGGGGCACGACCGTCACCGTCAGATTGGCTGGGTGA